Proteins from a genomic interval of Phocoena phocoena chromosome 20, mPhoPho1.1, whole genome shotgun sequence:
- the NECAB2 gene encoding N-terminal EF-hand calcium-binding protein 2 isoform X3, giving the protein MGDYEDVLASLETLNHSVLKAMGYTKKVYEGGSNVDQFVTRFLLKETANQIQSLLSSVESAVEAIEEQTSQIRQNHSKPSHSIVETWSGSSTPVYAHNHKLMAVEQGTSFPLVTSDSREEGLEAQVSRLAGLIGRLESKTLWFDLQQHLSDEESTNMHLQLVRQEMAVCPEQLVEFLDSLRQYLRGTAGARNCFHIAAVRLADGVTFVVYEFWETEEEWKMHLQSPVCKAFRHVKVDTLSQPEALSRISVPAAWCTLGRD; this is encoded by the exons GTGTATGAGGGCGGGAGCAACGTGGACCAGTTTGTGACACGCTTCCTCCTGAAGGAGACGGCCAATCAGATCCAGTCCCTGCTGAGCTCGGTGGAGAGTGCGGTGGAGGCCATCGAAGAGCAGACCAGCCAGATCCG ACAGAACCACAGCAAACCCAGCCACAGCATAGtggagacctggtctgggagctcCACTCCCGTCTACGCCCACAACCACAAGCTCATGGCCGTGGAGCAAGGGACTAGCTTCCCACTTG TCACCTCAGACTCCAGGGAGGAGGGCCTGGAAGCCCAGGTCAGCAGGTTGGCGGGGCTGATAGGACGGCTGGAGAGCAAG ACCCTTTGGTTTGACCTCCAGCAGCATCTCTCGGATGAAGAAAGCACCAACATG CATCTGCAGCTGGTCCGGCAGGAGATGGCCGTGTGCCCTGAGCAGCTGGTCGAGTTCCTGGACTCCCTGCGTCAGTACCTGAGGGGCACCGCCGGAGCCAGGAACTGCTTCCA CATCGCGGCCGTGAGGCTGGCGGACGGCGTCACCTTCGTGGTCTACGAGTTctgggagacagaggaggagtgGAAGAT GCACCTGCAGAGCCCCGTGTGCAAGGCGTTCCGGCACGTCAAGGTGGACACGCTGAGCCAGCCCGAGGCCCTCTCCCGGATCTCCGTGCCAG ctgCCTGGTGCACCCTGGGTCGCGACTGA